One genomic region from Myripristis murdjan chromosome 7, fMyrMur1.1, whole genome shotgun sequence encodes:
- the samd10a gene encoding sterile alpha motif domain-containing protein 10a, giving the protein MAVDAASSFSFCRPAVEYRALPEDFRHQLSRRTGGNLTWHDGRGQKTAGGRTVKLLQQPGTEALQYRSSDNYGIYHTSPTQPSLIRPVVLWSQQDVCKWLKKHCPHNYLTYVEAFSHHAITGRALLRLNGEKLERMGLVQETLRQELLQQVLQLQVQEEGRNLQLLSRGSFGNIS; this is encoded by the exons ATGGCGGTGGACG CTGCATCCAGCTTCAGTTTCTGCAGGCCAGCTGTGGAGTACAGGGCTCTGCCTGAGGACTTCAGGCACCAGCTGAGTCGGCGGACAGGTGGGAACCTAACCTGGCACGATGGGCgtggacagaaaacagcaggaggcagaacagtgaagctgctgcagcagccaggcACAGAGGCCCTGCAG TATCGTTCAAGTGACAACTACGGGATATACCACACAAGCCCGACCCAGCCCAGCCTGATCCGTCCTGTGGTGCTGTGGTCGCAGCAAGATGTTTGTAAATGGTTGAAGAAACACTGTCCACACAACTACCTAACCTACGTAGAGGCTTTCTCACACCACGCCATCACAG GTCGTGCACTGCTGCGTCTGAACGGGGAGAAGCTGGAGAGGATGGGTTTGGTGCAAGAGACACTTCGgcaggagctgctgcaacaggtgCTGCAGCTTCAGGTGCAGGAGGAGGGACGcaacctgcagctgctcagccgAG